A single genomic interval of Lathyrus oleraceus cultivar Zhongwan6 chromosome 7, CAAS_Psat_ZW6_1.0, whole genome shotgun sequence harbors:
- the LOC127107545 gene encoding transketolase, chloroplastic, whose protein sequence is MASSSTSSLSLTTPHLTSTSTTTTRLSPLPSTISLIRSPTPTCLSLSQSQTHLHRTAIRASAASTLATENPTAESSLVEKSVNTIRFLAVDSVEKANSGHPGLPMGCAPMGHVLYDEVMRYNPKNPFWFNRDRFVLSAGHGCMLQYALLHLAGYDSVKEEDLKEFRQWESRTPGHPENFETPGIEVTTGPLGQGIANAVGLALAEKHLAARFNKPDNEIIDHYTYCILGDGCQMEGIANEACSLAGHWGLGKLIAFYDDNHISIDGDTEIAFTESVDKRFEALGWHVIWVKNGNTGYDEIRAAIKEAKAVTDRPTLIKFTTTIGYGSPNKSNSYSVHGSALGAKEVDATRNNLGWPYEPFHVPEDVKKHWSRHIPKGAAVESEWNAKFAEYEKKYKEEAEVLKSIITGDLPAGWEKALPTYTPEIPADATRNLSQQNLNALAKVLPGLLGGSADLASSNMTLLKASGNFQSDSPAERNIRFGVREHGMGAICNGVALHSPGLIPYCATFFVFTDYMRGAIRLSALSEAGVIYVMTHDSIGLGEDGPTHQPIEHLASFRAMPNILMLRPADGNETAGAYRVAVLNRKRPSILALSRQKLPNLLGTSIEGVEKGGYIVSDNSTGNKPDLILIGTGSELEIAYKAGEDLRKEGKTVRVVSFVSWELFAEQSNAYKESVLPAAVTARVSIEAGTTFGWEKIVGSKGKAIGIDRFGASAPAGRIYKEFGITKEAVIAAAKELI, encoded by the exons ATGGCTTCATCTTCCACTTCCTCCCTCTCTCTCACCACCCCCCATCTCACCTCCACTTCCACCACCACAACCCGTCTCTCTCCCCTCCCTTCCACCATCTCCCTCATCCGCTCACCAACCCCCACCTGTCTCTCCCTCTCCCAATCCCAAACCCACCTCCATCGCACCGCAATCAGAGCCTCCGCCGCTTCGACACTAGCCACCGAGAATCCAACCGCGGAATCATCACTCGTTGAGAAATCAGTCAACACGATCCGGTTTCTAGCGGTTGATTCTGTCGAAAAGGCTAATTCGGGTCACCCGGGTTTACCCATGGGTTGTGCTCCAATGGGTCATGTGCTTTACGATGAGGTTATGAGGTATAACCCGAAAAACCCGTTTTGGTTTAACCGTGATCGGTTTGTTTTGTCTGCTGGTCATGGCTGTATGCTTCAGTACGCTTTGCTTCATCTTGCTGGATACGACAGTGTTAAG GAAGAGGATTTGAAGGAGTTTCGTCAATGGGAGAGCCGAACTCCTGGACACCCTGAGAATTTCGAGACTCCTGGAATTGAAGTTACAACAG GTCCCCTTGGTCAGGGTATTGCAAATGCCGTTGGTTTAGCCCTCGCAGAGAAGCACTTAGCTGCCAGATTTAACAAGCCCGACAATGAGATTATTGATCATTACAC GTATTGTATATTGGGTGATGGTTGTCAAATGGAGGGAATTGCAAATGAAGCTTGCTCGCTTGCAGGACACTGGGGATTGGGGAAGTTAATAGCCTTTTATGATGACAATCACATTTCTATTGATGGTGACACGGAAATCGCGTTCACCGAGAGTGTTGACAAACGTTTCGAAGCACTCGGGTGGCATGTTATTTGGGTAAAGAATGGAAACACCGGATATGATGAAATTCGTGCTGCCATTAAGGAAGCAAAAGCTGTCACAGACAGACCTACATTGATTAAG TTCACGACAACCATAGGTTATGGTTCTCCGAATAAATCCAACTCCTACAGCGTGCATGGAAGTGCACTTGGTGCCAAAGAAGTTGACGCCACAAGAAACAATCTCGGATGGCCATATGAGCCTTTCCACGTGCCCGAGGATGTCAAAAA ACATTGGAGTCGCCACATTCCCAAGGGTGCTGCAGTTGAATCTGAGTGGAATGCCAAGTTTGCTGAATACGAAAAGAAGTACAAGGAGGAAGCTGAAGTATTGAAATCGATCATCACTGGTGATTTACCTGCTGGTTGGGAGAAAGCACTTCCG ACCTACACTCCAGAGATCCCAGCCGATGCGACCCGAAATCTATCCCAGCAAAACCTTAATGCCCTAGCAAAGGTTCTTCCCGGTCTGCTCGGTGGCAGTGCAGATCTAGCTTCTTCCAATATGACCTTGTTGAAAGCGTCTGGAAACTTCCAAAGCGATTCTCCAGCAGAGCGTAACATTAGATTCGGTGTTAGAGAACATGGAATGGGCGCAATCTGTAACGGCGTTGCTCTTCACAGCCCTGGACTGATTCCATATTGTGCAACCTTCTTTGTTTTCACCGACTACATGCGTGGTGCCATAAGGCTTTCTGCCCTATCCGAAGCCGGTGTTATATATGTCATGACTCATGACTCAATAGGACTCGGAGAGGACGGTCCAACCCATCAGCCTATAGAGCATCTTGCAAGTTTCCGGGCAATGCCAAATATCTTGATGCTTCGTCCCGCCGACGGTAACGAAACAGCTGGAGCATACAGAGTCGCGGTGCTCAATCGGAAGAGACCATCTATTCTCGCCCTTTCTAGACAAAAACTGCCCAACCTTCTCGGAACTTCCATCGAAGGAGTCGAAAAGGGTGGATACATCGTCTCAGACAACTCAACAGGAAACAAACCTGATCTCATTTTGATCGGAACCGGTTCTGAATTGGAAATTGCTTACAAAGCTGGCGAGGATCTAAGAAAGGAAGGAAAGACGGTCAGAGTTGTTTCCTTTGTATCTTGGGAACTTTTCGCGGAGCAATCCAATGCTTACAAGGAGAGTGTTCTCCCTGCGGCTGTTACGGCTAGGGTTAGCATTGAAGCCGGAACAACATTCGGGTGGGAGAAAATAGTTGGAAGCAAAGGAAAAGCAATCGGGATCGACCGATTCGGAGCCAGTGCTCCTGCAGGAAGAATATACAAAGAGTTTGGTATCACTAAGGAAGCTGTTATTGCTGCAGCAAAAGAGCTTATTTAG